In the Paramisgurnus dabryanus chromosome 5, PD_genome_1.1, whole genome shotgun sequence genome, one interval contains:
- the LOC135774643 gene encoding uncharacterized protein, translated as MAEFQKECDEYGCSSVYVQWQKVIKLMMAQTDPRDVKKRQKEVELGWKILRDENCWEPEEKKRVPLAPIIFAMEQRIVHKINEVKGKGKWYRKEKRIKDLEKELRMWTRMALVTAAAQAISKKKGEVDSGAAAKQQEIELGSAQPIPPVPPTAPPITPPKVKPLYPSLHTPPPYEKESVVIPMQQPMMQVNGGELDIDMGELNGLRNELVQLRNIILKQDMANKRAISETGSANKRALSENSVTQLVDQSNNGGENSSSHRHNTDDKGGSDSESEDGSVVSVSSYRRLVSTPGRPNTLTLANNPHETETEVNMPMDVKIEGKMIITQGSPPMARASIPQGSGPGRQKKGLRKPAGEPYDGPASNTRSKDKSRVDVTVDEVFQAWMLEQEQSMRSEQPARSGPYSQLASNNMPLIAKSGGDKYQAWSHSDLTAIMSKLPPITSGGGRWLNKLTTLCHGTMLALGDIRCLLGQILTNAQVKDFEQNANIILHDNDTPYTTVSTVIGKALRVQFPTPPTVYQNIKFKIKPDETGAAYYFRCTAEWEQLTEENGINNPVTRDVFRSAVMAGAPPSVKQIMENNPDIPAATNEVWERHLIYHTDRALEKSSKELAEVDKIKNELLKLQLEQAKQANTKKKQMLQQAQPDTTTGTQETTMRGMAEPLMEIVVNATPLKALVDTGATYSTVTKGTIEPKHLSSKTVDVMGFSGEIEKWPLTKHLPTTVANQSVSHAFLYSSNAPIPLLGRDLLIKLGASILCSPDGVIVGFPDGNTIDCSLGSTETGNQWMLVGGKYKELVDIYWAELETDWEDEMSSNSVVTLYNTYKPWIQDIALFLPPIDPLHCTMFYDRFDTITYEELFQSIEGTKWRLVGNGIMIGNQGVAAPIILTEEQKEWYKMADTAAPHISLALHPNHEARELGSMVKRLMATNDWMETDMKGVWFSQRQDAYWIRQHTEDVGILKHEQLPRSHGRENTDGEGTEEMIGSMPHDLWSQGPTDVGFCNITPVTFKLSNTVPVWVPQYRNKPDAEEGVRTTVEGLLSKQVLTPASSEWNTPIFPVPKPGTDKYRLVHDLRAINSLVETGTLNVPNPYVALSNLSPAHQWFTCIDLANAFFCIPIADECKPCFAFTYRGRQYTYNRLPQGFVLSPGIFNQVLQTELRKCELPMGCVLIMYVDDLLLAATSMETCMEVTKLVLQQLHRSGFKVSREKLQICRQCVTFMGRMVTAQGSTLTPQQRQSIMSHPRPETVKDMLSFLGLTGFSRQYIPMYVSATAPLRALVREQGMKNLRAELMWTPEAESAFISLKAQLSQAAHLNCADYAKPFILDVSETQNSAHGVLYQKTTGGRKVLMYSSVLLDPIEQRQPACARYAAGLAKLITKTSHIVMGHPLTILTTHSVMSFVNSTAFTFSPLRQRKLAKILASPNVTYVHEGVNMADLITEGEPHDCIPLTEKASKIRDGLFAVPLPTPPPAMTLFTDGCCFRASDGTLKAGFAVVEQVEGDFVTRVSGKLEGKQSAQRAEMIAVTKALHYAGEERVTIYSDSAYVIGAVHVELPVWQRCGFVTTTGRPITHASEARDLLQALMIPDEVAVVKCQGHDKANSVIARGNDAADCAAKNAAGYTATQFVVTSDKTKSDILPRFTREYLIKEQAGSSPDEKNAWRDHGAVRANDGLWQAPDGRPAMPMSLCDSLFKQVHTASHVSDKQMLRDLQYWWHPFLTSMVANYIRSCEVCCEHNVKPTVKPQRGYFPITTGPGDEIIIDFTDMITGVRGKRYVLVIVDSFTAWPEAYPVGREDSTAVIKCLINHYIPNHGFPRRVRSDNGSHFKNEHLRQVEQALGLTHSFGAVYHPQSQGKVERMNLTLKLKLAKICAQTKITWLDALPIALMSIRSSVNRISGFTPFELFTGRQFPGPRNALVQDPILPLTHAAYFDKLTALIKHFSCQAIRQRDWDNDPAPSQADWVRVKVFRRKWNEPRWSKPLRVTARTSHCVQLQGKGETWFHLSSCVPCDSPSRSLTDTGVDLRTQVQERESVEGESAISATEQREQRETEPTTLVTPTQHQQQSQQTVCKILYKTGDLFSSPITEPLAHCVSADCAYGAGIAVQFKAKYGIQKVLSQNKHTGECAVTHEDDGRLIFHLITKQNCTDLPTYENFTHSLRCMREWCEKENITSVSTPRLGCGLDKLDFHKVVEILTEVFRDLNITITVYSL; from the exons ATggctgaatttcagaaagaATGCGATGAATATGGTTGTTCATCAGTATATGTACAATGGCAAAAGGTGATTAAACTTATGATGGCCCAGACAGACCCAAGAGATgttaagaaaagacaaaaagaggttGAATTGGGCTGGAAAATATTGAGAGATGAGAATTGTTGGGAACCAGAAGAGAAAAAAAGGGTTCCATTAGCGCCGATTATTTTTGCTATGGAACAGAGAATTGTGCACAAAATCAATGAAGTGAAGGGTAAAGGTAAATGGTATAGAAAGGAAAAAAGGATTAAAGACTTAGAAAAAGAATTGAGAATGTGGACCAGAATGGCATTGGTAACAGCCGCGGCTCAGGCCATTAGTAAGAAGAAAGGGGAAGTTGACAGTGGTGCTGCTGCCAAGCAACAGGAAATAGAACTAGGAAGCGCTCAGCCAATACCCCCCGTTCCGCCCACAGCTCCGCCTATAACTCCTCCTAAAGTAAAACCACTTTACCCCTCCCTCCATACACCTCCCCCTTATGAGAAGGAATCTGTTGTAATTCCCATGCAGCAGCCAATGATGCAAGTGAATGGAGGTGAATTGGACATAGACATGGGGGAATTAAATGGTCTAAGGAATGAGTTAGTACAATTGAGAAACATAATTCTAAAACAAGACATGGCAAACAAAAGGGCCATCAGTGAAACAGGGAGTGCAAATAAAAGGGCTCTGAGTGAAAATAGTGTAACACAACTAGTTGACCAGAGTAATAATGGAGGGGAAAATAGTAGCAGTCACAGACACAATACTGATGATAAGGGAGGAAGTGACTCTGAAAGTGAAGATGGAAGTGTAGTTAGTGTTTCTTCATACAGGCGACTGGTATCAACACCAGGAAGACCAAACACGTTAACACTAGCTAATAACCCACACGAGACCGAGACTGAGGTAAACATGCCAATGGATGTGAAAATAGAGGGCAAAATGATCATAACACAGGGCTCACCTCCAATGGCAAGGGCATCTATACCACAAGGTAGTGGGCCAGGTAGACAGAAAAAGGGGTTAAGAAAGCCTGCAGGAGAACCATATGATGGGCCAGCGAGCAACACCAGATCCAAAGATAAGAGTAGGGTAGACGTAACAGTGGATGAGGTTTTCCAGGCATGGATGTTGGAACAAGAACAGTCAATGAGGTCAGAACAGCCAGCAAGGTCGGGCCCATATTCCCAGTTGGCCAGTAATAACATGCCTCTGATAGCTAAATCGGGTGGTGACAAATACCAAGCTTGGTCTCATAGTGATTTAACTGCCATTATGAGTAAACTCCCACCTATCACCAGTGGTGGCGGCAGATGGTTAAATAAATTAACCACGCTATGTCATGGCACAATGCTGGCTTTGGGTGACATCAGATGCCTGTTAGGTCAGATCCTGACCAATGCACAAGTAAAAGATTTTGAACAAAATGCCAATATAATATTGCATGACAATGACACGCCATATACCACTGTGAGCACTGTAATAGGCAAGGCTCTGAGGGTTCAGTTTCCTACTCCACCAACCGTAtaccaaaatattaaatttaaaatcAAACCAGATGAGACAGGTGCAGCATATTATTTCAGATGCACAGCTGAATGGGAACAGCTAACTGAAGAGAACGGTATTAATAACCCGGTCACCAGGGATGTCTTTAGGTCAGCAGTAATGGCAGGGGCCCCACCCAGTGTTAAGCAGATCATGGAAAACAACCCAGACATCCCTGCAGCGACAAATGAGGTATGGGAGAGACATCTCATATATCATACAGATAGAGCCCTTGAAAAATCAAGTAAAGAGCTAGCTGAGgtagataaaataaaaaatgagctCCTAAAACTGCAGCTGGAACAGGCCAAACAGGCAAACACAAAGAAGAAGCAAATGCTACAGCAGGCCCAACCAGACACCACCACAG GCACACAGGAAACCACCATGAGGGGAATGGCTGAGCCTCTCATGGAAATAGTGGTAAACGCTACACCACTAAAAGCTCTAGTGGACACTGGAGCTACATATTCCACCGTAACTAAAGGCACCATAGAGCCAAAACATCTTAGTAGTAAAACGGTGGATGTGATGGGTTTCTCTGGTGAAATTGAAAAGTGGCCATTAACTAAACATTTACCAACCACAGTAGCTAACCAATCTGTTTCACATGCATTTCTGTATTCCTCCAATGCACCTATTCCTTTACTTGGTAGGGACTTACTAATTAAATTGGGTGCTAGCATACTGTGTTCACCGGACGGTGTCATAGTTGGGTTTCCGGACGGAAATACCATAGATTGTTCATTGGGTTCAACAGAAACAGGAAACCAATGGATGCTAGTAGGGGGAAAATACAAGGAATTAGTTGACATCTACTGGGCAGAATTAGAAACAGACTGGGAAGATGAAATGTCTAGTAACAGTGTAGTGACCCTGTATAACACATATAAGCCCTGGATACAAGACATAGCCCTATTTCTACCACCTATAGACCCATTACATTGTACTATGTTTTATGACAGATTTGATACCATCACCTATGAGGAATTGTTTCAATCTATTGAGGGAACTAAATGGAGATTAGTGGGTAATGGCATTATGATAGGGAATCAGGGCGTGGCAGCTCCAATCATCTTAACAGAAGAACAAAAAGAATGGTATAAAATGGCAGATACAGCCGCACCACACATCTCACTTGCGTTACATCCAAATCATGAGGCTAGGGAACTAGGCAGCATGGTAAAAAGATTAATGGCTACCAATGATTGGATGGAGACAGATATGAAAGGGGTGTGGTTTTCCCAAAGGCAAGATGCTTATTGGATTAGGCAGCACACAGAAGACGTAGGTATTTTGAAGCATGAACAGCTACCTAGAAGCCATGGCAGAGAAAACACAGATGGCGAAGGGACAGAGGAGATGATAGGAAGTATGCCGCATGACTTATGGTCACAGGGCCCAACAGATGTAGGGTTTTGTAATATCACTCCTGTCACATTTAAACTATCTAACACAGTACCAGTGTGGGTTCCCCAGTACAGAAACAAACCAGATGCAGAAGAGGGAGTTAGGACCACAGTGGAGGGTTTATTGAGTAAACAAGTTTTAACTCCGGCAAGTTCTGAATGGAACACGCCCATTTTTCCAGTACCTAAACCCGGTACAGATAAGTATAGGTTAGTACATGACCTGAGAGCCATTAACAGTTTGGTGGAGACTGGAACACTGAATGTACCCAACCCATATGTTGCTTTATCAAATTTATCACCTGCACATCAGTGGTTTACGTGCATTGATCTAGCAAATGCATTTTTCTGCATCCCTATAGCTGATGAATGCAAACCATGTTTTGCATTCACCTATAGGGGGCGCCAGTACACCTATAACCGTTTACCACAGGGTTTTGTTTTATCACCTGGCATTTTCAATCAGGTATTACAAACTGAATTACGAAAATGTGAATTGCCAATGGGATGTGTGCTGATTATGTATGTTGATGACCTTTTGCTAGCAGCCACATCCATGGAAACGTGTATGGAGGTAACAAAACTTGTATTGCAACAACTACACAGGTCAGGGTTCAAGGTGAGCAGGGAGAAGCTGCAGATATGCAGACAATGCGTCACTTTTATGGGTAGGATGGTAACGGCACAGGGCTCCACACTGACACCACAACAGAGACAAAGCATCATGTCTCACCCAAGACCAGAGACTGTGAAGGACATGTTGTCATTTTTAGGCCTGACTGGCTTCAGCAGACAATATATACCCATGTATGTGTCTgctactgcacctttaagagcaTTAGTGAGAGAACAGGGCATGAAAAACCTAAGGGCAGAGTTAATGTGGACCCCAGAGGCAGAATCAGCTTTCATTTCACTAAAAGCACAGTTGTCGCAGGCAGCTCATCTTAATTGTGCAGACTATGCCAAACCATTCATACTGGATGTATCTGAAACTCAAAACAGTGCCCATGGTGTGTTGTATCAGAAAACAACAGGGGGACGAAAGGTTTTGATGTACAGTAGTGTTTTGTTGGACCCCATTGAGCAGAGACAGCCAGCATGTGCTCGCTACGCGGCAGGGTTAGCCAAATTGATAACAAAAACATCTCATATTGTAATGGGTCACCCGTTGACCATTCTCACTACTCATTCTGTAATGTCATTTGTCAATTCAACTGCTTTCACTTTCTCACCTCTCAGGCAAAGAAAGCTGGCCAAGATTTTGGCTAGCCCCAACGTCAcatatgtgcatgaaggtgttaACATGGCTGACTTAATCACTGAAGGAGAGCCTCATGATTGCATACCTTTAACTGAGAAAGCCAGCAAAATTAGAGATGGCCTCTTTGCAGTACCGCTGCCAACTCCCCCACCAGCAATGACATTGTTcacagatggttgttgtttcaggGCATCGGATGGTACATTAAAGGCAGGGTTTGCTGTGGTTGAACAGGTTGAGGGTGATTTTGTGACTAGAGTGAGTGGTAAATTGGAGGGTAAGCAGTCAGCGCAGAGAGCTGAAATGATAGCTGTAACCAAGGCCTTGCACTATGCTGGTGAAGAGAGGGTAACTATTTATAGTGACTCTGCATATGTGATAGGAGCTGTACATGTAGAGCTGCCTGTGTGGCAGAGATGTGGATTTGTTACAACAACAGGCCGGCCTATAACTCATGCTAGCGAAGCCAGAGACCTATTGCAGGCTCTGATGATTCCTGATGAAGTGGCTGTGGTGAAATGCCAGGGACATGATAAAGCAAACTCAGTTATTGCTCGTGGAAATGACGCTGCTGATTGCGCTGCCAAAAATGCTGCCGGGTACACAGCCACACAATTTGTTGTGACTTCAGACAAAACAAAATCAGACATATTACCACGTTTCACTCGTGAATACTTGATAAAGGAACAAGCTGGTTCCTCACCTGATGAAAAGAATGCTTGGAGAGACCATGGTGCTGTCCGTGCCAATGACGGCCTGTGGCAGGCTCCGGATGGGAGACCTGCCATGCCCATGTCACTCTGTGACTCATTGTTTAAACAGGTGCATACAGCGAGTCATGTATCTGACAAACAGATGTTACGTGATCTTCAGTATTGGTGGCATCCATTTTTGACGTCTATGGTGGCCAATTACATTAGATCTTGTGAAGTGTGCTGTGAACATAATGTGAAGCCCACTGTTAAGCCCCAGAGAGGGTATTTTCCAATCACAACAGGACCTGGGGATGAAATCATTATTGATTTCACTGACATGATAACTGGAGTAAGAGGGAAAAGATATGTTTTGGTGATCGTCGATTCGTTCACTGCCTGGCCTGAGGCCTATCCGGTAGGCAGAGAAGACAGCACAGCTGTCATCAAATGTTTGATAAATCATTACATTCCTAATCATGGTTTCCCCAGACGTGTAAGATCTGACAATGGAAGTCACTTCAAAAATGAACATCTCAGACAGGTTGAGCAGGCATTGGGTTTGACCCACAGCTTTGGGGCTGTTTATCACCCACAAAGCCAGGGAAAAGTTGAAAGGATGAATTTGACTCTGAAATTGAAACTTGCCAAAATCTGTgcacaaacaaaaataacatggctagatgcattaccaattgcattaatgtctatccgttcttctgttaacaggatttctggtttcacaCCTTTTGAATTGTTTACAGGTCGACAGTTTCCAGGCCCAAGGAATGCCTTGGTGCAGGACCCAATCCTGCCATTAACTCATGCTGCTTATTTTGACAAACTAACTGCTCTGATCAAACATTTTTCCTGCCAGGCTATCAGACAACGGGACTGGGACAATGACCCAGCCCCTAGCCAGGCTGATTGGGTGAGAGTGAAGGTGTTTCGGAGGAAGTGGAACGAACCCAGATGGTCCAAACCGCTCAGAGTGACTGCCAGAACGTCACATTGTGTGCAGCTACAGGGAAAAGGCGAAACCTGGTTCCATCTCTCTTCTTGTGTTCCATGTGATTCTCCTTCTAGGTCTCTGACAGATACAGGggtggacctgaggactcaggtccaagagagggagagtgttgaagGTGAAAGTGCTATAAGTGCTACAGAACAGAGAGAACAGAGAGAAACTGAACCAACAACATTGGTAACACCAACACAACAtcaacaacaaagtcaacaaacagttTGTAAAATTTTGTACAAAACAGGTGACCTTTTTTCCAGTCCAATAACAGAGCCTTTAGCACACTGTGTTAGTGCAGATTGTGCATatggagcaggtatagccgtacaatTCAAGGCAAAGTACGGAATACAAAAGGTTTTAAGtcagaacaaacacacaggtgaatgtgcagttacccatgaggacgacggcagactgatttttcatttaataaccaaacaaaactgtactgatttaccaacatatgagaattttacccacagcctcagatgtatgagagagtggtgtgagaaagaaaacataacaagtgtatctactccccggctggggtgtgggTTAGATAAATTGGACTTCCATAAGGTGGTGGAgatcctgacagaagtgttcAGGGACCTGAACATCACAATTACGGTTTATTCATTGTGA